The following is a genomic window from Oncorhynchus masou masou isolate Uvic2021 chromosome 6, UVic_Omas_1.1, whole genome shotgun sequence.
cgcccacacaatgccatacacgtaGTCtaccatctgcccagtacagttgaaactaggattcatccgtgaagagcacacttctccagcgtgccaatcgccatcgaaggtgagcatttgcccactgtcAGTCAGTtacgatgccaaactgcagtTAGGTCAAGACCATGGTGAGGATGACAAGCacccagatgagcttccctgagatggtttctgacagattGTACAGAAATATTTCAGTGGTGAAAACCCACAGTtgcatcagctgtctgggtggctggtctcagacgatccctgGGTTAGTTACATATGGtctacggttgtgaggccggttggacgtaccgccaaattctctaaaatgaggTTGGAGGCTGCTTATGGTACAGAAATTAACATGAAAATCTCTGGCAACAAATCTGATGAGCATTCCTGCAGTCCGCATGCTAATTACATGCTCCCTCAaaccttgagacatctgtggcattgtgttgtgtggcaaaaccttttattgtccccagcacaaggttcacccGCGTAATGAGtacgctgtttaatcagcttcttgatatgccacacctgtcaggtgaatggattatctttgcaaatgagaaatgctcactaacagggatgtaaacaaaattgtttacaaaatgtgagagaaataagcGTTCTTTGCGCATGGAAAATTTCTGTCAGGTTGCGTGTTTGAATCGCATCACGAAAACTTTTGCattttagcaactttgcaactatttACTACTTTTTAggtactttgcaactacttagctaACCCTtaacatgttagctaacccttccacacaccttaaccctttaacatAACTCCAAAACTTAATTCTAACCTTTAATCCTAATCTTAACTCCTAAACTCTAGCCCAGCTAATGCTAGCCACAACAAATAGGAatacgtaacatatcatacaaaatgtcAGTGGTTTTATGTTGCCATGGGAATAGCAGAGCCTGGAGAAGCTGGGGGCTGGTTTACTGAGGGGTCTTTGCTGAGGAGGAGGTGTGAAGGGAGGCCTGTTGAGTTTCAACATAAATGTAACTGTACTAGGTCAGCAACAAGATTGTGGTAAAAAAAAACGACAGGGCATTTCATGCATAGTATTACACTTATTGAACAGTCAGAATTATTTGTTGGAATTTAGGGGTAGGAGTTTGCTTATGCATTTACTCTAGTGAATTCCAACTGAAAAACAATATATTATTGTCCTACACTGTAAATTGTGTCACTGCTGATTATTTCAACAGTATCTATTTGTCCTAAGCTGGTAAACCCTGTCCTACACCTacactctcttctctttctgcctATCTACTACTCTCATAATATAATGAGTGAAATGTGAAAGTGTCCATCGTGCCCTTTGTTGTGACTGTTTTTCTCTTTTCTTTTACCTGAAAGTCAGATCCCCGATTCCAACTTTGAAGTTAAAATGTCACCCCGAGGTTAGAGTATTTGAACTgcatctttccccctctttcaATGGTATATCAAAGCAATGAGGGGCACTGACCACATACAGTGAACTACAATACTGCTCTACCCAGCAGCTAATGGAAATAGAGATGAGCCACCCAAATAACCTCCATTAAGAAAGTTAACATCAATcctgcacacaaacaaacataaagTAGAGCAGTTTTACAGAATATATTTATACTATAAATTATATTCATCAATCCTCAACAATATGCTAATTACCTTTTTGGAGGATCAAAACATTCTGGTGGAAGAACAAAATGATTTTCGTAAATCTAGAGCCTACATACTGTAGATCATATGTTTTCGGTCTGTACAATAATTGGAAATTGATCACACGAAGAGAAGCCTACTTTTGCATGTTTCATTGATTTCCAGAAAGCTTTTCATTTTGTAAATAGGGATCTTTTAGCATATAGTTTGTTAAAGACAGGGGTTGAAGGGACATTTTATCACGCAATCCAGTCTCTTTACAAAGAATcatttgcttgtgtgtgtgttaatgaataTCGTACAGATTGATTTCCCACTCCCTCAGGTGTAAAACAAGAAGACGACATATCACCGACTTCGTTTGCTATGTTTATAAATTATTTGGCAAAATAATTAAACAGTTAAATATTGGAGTAAGAAATTATGATGAAATGCTGATGATATTATTTTGATGGCAGAAAATGAACAAGACCTGCAGAACATGTTATTATATGTGCACACAATTGGTGtaaaagatggagactcatgatcaaccagacaaataCACAGATAATGCATTTTAGAAAACCAGGTACCAAGATAAGTGTTTTTCAGTTTTGTTTTTGTGAAGACATTCTTGAGCTTACTAGCAATTATAAATATTTGGCTATTTTTATTGATTAAGATATTACCTTTCTATACGGAACATCTGCCCTGGCCAACTCAGCAAGTAGAGCTCTTGGGGGAGTCAGGAAAAACTAAAACACTTAAAAATATTGGTTATGCCACGTATTCCAAACTGTATCAGACatgtgtgtgtcctgttctgGACTATTCAGCAGTAGTGTGTGGTGCTAAGAGGTATTTTTAAAATTAACTTGTCCATAATAGAGCAGTACGTTACTTTTTAGGAGTCCACAATTTTGCACTGATTCAATAACTGGGGGCATGGCCTGGGAACCCTGTGTGGTGAGATTGAAGGTATAtcccagactggccaataaaaagaaaagattaagatgggcaaaataacacagacactggacagagatatgtttttttcattgcaactctgcctagaaggccagcatctcagaGTTGCctattcactgttgacattgagactggtgtattgagggtactatttaatgaagctgccagttgaggacttgtgaggcacctgtttctcaaactagacattctaatgtacttgtcctcttgctcagttgtgcagtggggcctcccactcctctttctattctggttagcgccagtttgcgctgttctgtgaagggagtagtacagagcattgtacgagatcttcagtttctttgcaatttctcgcatggaatagctttcatttctcagaacaagaattgactgacgagtttcagaagaaagttctttgtttctggcaatAATCGAACCCACACATGTCGATGCTCCAtgtactcaactagtctaaagaagggcaGTTTAATTGCTtgtttaatcagcacaacagttttcagctgtgctaacataattgcaaaagggttttataatgatctattagccttttaaaatgataaacttggattagctgacACAACGTGcatttggaacacaggagtgatggttgctgataatgggcctctgtacacctatgtagatattccattcaaaatctgccgtttccagctacaatagtcatttacaacattaagaatgtctacactgtatttctgatcaattcaatgttattttaatggacaaaaaatttgtttttctttcaaaaacaacaaTTGTTTGGATAACCTTATTTAGTATTATGTATTGATTTTTAGCTTACATTTTTTTCCACTTCATGCGATGCACAATGCAGAGAACATCGGAAGAAGAATTATCATTTAATTATCATagtgaattattgtaatgtttgttcATGTGTCAATTAATTCCATAAGGGATGGCTTGCCAATTGGCAAATTTGACACAAAAATAACATTTCATTCATTCATATTTGTTAAACCAATCAATAAACGATTAAGAAGCCAGAAACTAAATAAATAACTTTTATTCTGTACTCTTGCATAAACCATATATGTTTTAACAAGCCTGATACCTCAAATTGGCCAGTACTGTTTTGGACAGCTCAAACCATTCTAAATCCCCTCACAATGTGACACCAGAGATAGCAGACGTGAAGGCGTTGTATCAAGTCTCTCAGACAAAGCCACGAGGACAGCTTTTGTCAGTCTGTCCTTGTCCAGCTGCAGAAGGAAAGCAACCCATGGAGCATAGAGTTAAAAATATGTGGCATGACTTACACCATATCTTTTCTATGTGTACATTGTGTGCTGGACCTGCAAATTAAGTCAATATTGTATCTGAGGTAGAGAACTCTGATGAGCTGCACTGTAAAATATAATTGGTTTATTACATTCTCCAACCCGCTGCTCCACAGCTAATCAACACACATTGAAAAGACAGTTACTGTATTCCATTTGAATACACCATTGTATTTTGTTAATTAATCGCAAAAGATACAGTAATCAATAATACCTAATAATCTGTCCATTTTGATCAAACATAAAACACAGCTACATTTGTAAAACAGCAAATGTAAAAATCTAATTGTATAGAAATGTAATGTAGTGCATCAATTAACAAAAATACTCCTGCCTTAATTAACTGAACATCTGCCCGTGTCAATTTGAGGGGCACTGTACTATCTAAACGGTAGAtagatgaaaataataatgtacttTTCTGACAGGCCAGAAGTAGTTCAGGATTAGTAAGGAAAAGATTGCCTACATCCTAACTGTGGTCACAATAAACCTGGCCTGCTTATGGGAAAACACAGATGATGTGTTCAGGAAAAGCACCAGAGAGAGGGTGTATCTGCCCAGAGGTTTTACCTATCAACAACAGGTGGCTGCCCCATAGTGCTTCTTACTTCCTCTGTGCCTCAACCTCACAACCAGGGCACAATTAAAGTACTGTAGCTCATTCATCATCTCTAAAAGTCCCAACTTTCAGTAGTTATATAGTGACCATTCACTCACTGTCTACTATACATCCGTTTAATTATATTTTACAGAGGCGAAGGGGTCAGGAATACTTACATATTTTCAGGCATGTCTTCCTGCACTCCAATATTGGTTTCTATATTCAACAGCTGTCATACATCAATTCTTCAAAAGTAATTGATTGACCAGTATCAGATATTGGACAAGTGTTTGGCTCAATGATGACTTCTGGAAGTCATAAAACCTGATATAGTTTAAAGTAGGCTTAACGAAAGAAAGACAGCTGACAGACTCTAACATCCCCTTTGCTCAAGGGCTTGTTTGGTTTGAAATCCAAACAGGAAAATCTCAGAATATATAATACATCTGTATTAATAACATACTGACACTATCAATGCACTGTGAAGTAAAAAAAAGTAAAGAATTAAATCTCTAAAACGAATTCCCTAACAAACAACCCCAATATCGGCATCACTGAACATATTAACCTGTCAGATACACTGCAGCTACAGTTGTGCCATTTGTCTTTCTCCCCAAAATGCCACAATCCACAGCAAATTATTTGTTGTATACTCTAATAGGAGCATGATACAAATAATATAAATTCCATAGCATTGCAGCCTTTACAGAATGGAAAATGAAGCTGCAAAATGTGATTCCCATTGCACAGCTTTTGATTGTTAAGAATAAAATGCTTTATGTTAATACTCCGTGACgtactgtataccagtgtttatGTTACTGTGGTAATTGTTATCTTGGTAACTTTTTGTGTAGATTTTTTACATAAAATAAATCCATAACCTAACTGTCCGATATGATATGGTTGTTTTTAATCTGGTGATGCTCAAGGAACTCTGAGGTCTCCTCTGCAATCTGTCCTGGGATGCGGAAGTCAATGGGTATAGGCTGTGGGGGCTGGGCCAGGGGCCGGCAGGCCTCTCCCTTGGGGCTGGAGGTGCTGTGGGAGTCCTGGGGATCCAGGATGCAGCCAGTGCCCTGGAGGAACTGCAGGAAATTCTCCTCTATGGATCCCTCACGGCTGGGCAGTCGGTCCTCCTCTCCCGTTGCCTGGCGAAACAGGCAAGGCACATGCTTGCCCAGCTCCTCGCGGATCTGCCGGTTCAAACAGCCGTAGAAGAAGGGGTTGGAGGTGAAGCAAAAGTAGCCGATCCAGGTGACGACCTCCTCCAGGGGGGCCAGCGTGGCTGGAGGGCTAGAGGCCAGAGCTGAGTACAGGTGAAAGGAGAAGTAGGGCAGCCAACAGCACAGGAACTGTCCTCCCACTGCTGCTAACACCGCTGCCGCCTTACCCCCTCCGAAGGCGCGGTGAGGAGTGTCGCGCCCCGTCCCTGTCCCCGAGCTGGTCACCATGGTGGAGCGGCTGCTGAGCGATCCAGAGCGATGGCGGCGTGGCGTGTCCATCCAGGTCGGCAGGGGCCCATGGTGCATGGCCGCCACTCGCGCCACCTTGAACATGCTGCAGTACACTACCAGGATGACCATCAGTGGACACAGAAAGTACACCAGCGTGAACAGGACCATGAAGGCAACACGGTTTGACCCGCCCCCTGTCCAGTGCAAGGAGCATCGCCTGTGACCCTGAGCAGCAGAGGGTGAGGGTgcacctccaccccctcccccaactCCAGCACCCTCCAGAAGAGGAGTCCTTTCGTCCTGTAAGGCCCAGGCCAGCAGCGGCAGGACGGACATGGACAAAGCTTTGACCCATATCCCCACCAGCACTGAGGCCACCAGGCCCAGGGTCATCTTCACCTCGTAGCGCATGGGGTGGATGATGTAGTAGTAGCGCTCCACGTTGATGGCTGAGATGGAGAGGATGGCGGCACTGACCAGGCACACGCTGAGGAAGAGGTAGCTCCGACATAGGGCCTCGCCAAAGAAGGCCCGGCCTGAGAGCATGCCCAGGGGCATCAGAACCAGGGCCGCCAGCAGGTCCACCAGGCACAGGTGGAAGACAAAGGCAAACTTACGTAGCTGTGGGGCCTTGGCGATGACAGCCATTATGGCCCCGTTGCCCACCACGGCCAGCAGGTCCATGAGCAGCATGGCGAGTAGCGCAATTGACTGGGACAGAGCTCCGCTCTCGGGTGACTCAGAGGACGAGGTGTTGGGCATGGGCagtgggaaggggagggaggagttcCACAATGGCTCCATCGAATGGCGGGACAAGGCAGGCGGGGGGTGTCAATCACAGGCCCATCACCCATCCTTCACAGCCTGCGGCGGGGCCAGGAACCAGAGGCCCAGTCTGGGAGGAGGTCAgacagcagcagctctatagaCAGGGGGTGAGATCCTGCGTCACCCTAAGAAAAGTCAACTCCCCTCAACCTCCTCAGCAATGCAGGCCTTTTCCtaggaacagagagaagcaggatGAAGGACATTAGCTACTGCAGTTTGAGTAAGCTGAATCGCGGTGCACCAGGCTATGGCCCGTGACGTGAATGGGCAAAGCACTGACGAAGGAGCGGCGTTATCAAATCGAACAGTAATCCGCGCTGCTCGTCATGTTGTCAAAAAAGCAGCAGGATGCATCGTTCGGAAACATTCCCTTCATTCTCTTTCCcattaaatatattttcaattttCATTTGGAAGGCAGGTAAAGGGTTTTTTATCAAAAGcagtcacttttgcatgtgaaaacacatGAATCCTCTCAGACTCAACTCGAGCACACTCTCAGTCAACTTTAGCCACAAACACAGCCCTCA
Proteins encoded in this region:
- the LOC135541088 gene encoding G-protein coupled receptor 61-like, whose product is MEPLWNSSLPFPLPMPNTSSSESPESGALSQSIALLAMLLMDLLAVVGNGAIMAVIAKAPQLRKFAFVFHLCLVDLLAALVLMPLGMLSGRAFFGEALCRSYLFLSVCLVSAAILSISAINVERYYYIIHPMRYEVKMTLGLVASVLVGIWVKALSMSVLPLLAWALQDERTPLLEGAGVGGGGGGAPSPSAAQGHRRCSLHWTGGGSNRVAFMVLFTLVYFLCPLMVILVVYCSMFKVARVAAMHHGPLPTWMDTPRRHRSGSLSSRSTMVTSSGTGTGRDTPHRAFGGGKAAAVLAAVGGQFLCCWLPYFSFHLYSALASSPPATLAPLEEVVTWIGYFCFTSNPFFYGCLNRQIREELGKHVPCLFRQATGEEDRLPSREGSIEENFLQFLQGTGCILDPQDSHSTSSPKGEACRPLAQPPQPIPIDFRIPGQIAEETSEFLEHHQIKNNHIISDS